In Carya illinoinensis cultivar Pawnee chromosome 10, C.illinoinensisPawnee_v1, whole genome shotgun sequence, one DNA window encodes the following:
- the LOC122278944 gene encoding uncharacterized protein LOC122278944 isoform X3: MERNLGKGMVDQHKNYEHIRYNNDETRNEGLGSTNQRFFQDPSSNINTNLRPPDYNMSVEARPVMNFSIQTGEEFALEFMRERVNPRQQFVPSAYGETRTTTGYMEQKGMLEGSNTGSESGSDIAKLNSVEKALVQDFERKGPSTHEDKVYHDSLQSVPRTLSRNDISQGSHVYVSSGVPDSSSTKVKFRCSFGGKILPRPSDGKLRYVGGETRIIQIRKDISWQDLIQKMLTIYNQTNSVKYQLPDEDLDALVSVSSDEDLQNMMEECNILQDGGSQKPRMFLFSNGDLEDAQFGLGSSEGDSEIQYVVAVNGMDLGSRKNSIALGSASGNQLDELLSLNMEGESSCAAAELGTASSAPLPVDTPSLTGQSFQPLPSSLSSAYESNSYPYPGQRNHHGEAGHHLLSPFQPLESFPKKDDKTSVPLSVPLQYGYGSDRSNYAAAGENLAPIPVHGHLTPQGGLTEQQYSGFHAQDPEVSVKEMKLRRDSSAQKLNEHENIQFLAKEASSKEVKMNRESSLQKVNEPNKDQTFDHEYAVSSHPSDFSIPNYTSREEVLVTNSAVDTGSPLVSVRSNKRLQEHIQNKMPPEGVNDGTKNNEDGPFYASGGQFTLGYGGSEVYPTDFSYHEAQLVPPPIFHSEPIPREQAELNRLSKSDDSFGSQFLLTQARSDHSQPISMDKLHDEHVVLQTEQSNSSSQPIYTTSHTVENEPVMLEKNKLFTDSIINIKSNISGEALESKLQKPALRNEVDEHGMAWVKENYKDPSINDKETADVIAYRGISDKHMEGSALKPTEFEWSEITANQKNGNNSVATTRPLTWAESLVKGVPQGGSPVVGTPEHGDILIDINDRFPRDFLSDIFSKARISQNLSNIGPLHSDGTGLSLNMENHEPKHWSYFQKLIEDEFVRKDVSLMDQDHPSFLSLLTNEEGAPIDYSYPPMKSDGVALSHIDSNINLDEEFRQGLSGVIGSNTMNLRPDYSPELKGNESVQLDGVSPRMPESHYEDGKFTQKAGATLGDLSLVDFDINTLQIIKNEDLEELRELGSGTYGTVYHGKWRGTDVAIKRIKKSCFTGGSSEQERL, encoded by the exons ATGGAGAGAAATCTTGGAAAGGGTATGGTGGACCAACATAAAAACTATGAACATATTCGATACAACAATGATGAAACTAGAAATGAGGGACTTGGGTCTACAAATCAAAGATTTTTCCAGGATCCTTCAAGTAATATCAACACCAATTTGCGACCTCCAGATTACAATATGTCAGTTGAAGCAAGACCTGTGATGAATTTCTCCATTCAAACTGGTGAGGAGTTTGCTCTTGAATTTATGCGGGAAAGGGTGAATCCTAGACAGCAATTTGTTCCTAGTGCTTATGGTGAGACTCGCACTACAACTGGGTATATGGAGCAGAAAGGTATGCTGGAAGGTAGCAACACGGGTTCAGAAAGTGGGTCTGATATCGCAAAACTTAACTCTGTAGAAAAGGCCCTCGTTCAGGATTTTGAGAGAAAGGGACCTTCCACGCATGAGGACAAAGTTTACCATGATTCATTGCAGTCAGTGCCCCGAACCTTGTCCAGGAATGACATCAGTCAAGGATCTCATGTTTATGTCTCTTCAGGGGTTCCCGATAGTTCATCAACAAAGGTGAAGTTCCGCTGCAGCTTTGGTGGTAAGATTTTGCCTCGTCCCAGCGATGGAAAACTTAGATATGTTGGTGGTGAAACGCGTATTATCCAGATTAGGAAGGATATTTCTTGGCAGGATCTCATACAGAAAATGTTGACTATTTACAACCAAACTAATTCAGTTAAATATCAGCTTCCCGATGAGGATCTTGATGCACTGGTGTCTGTATCATCTGATGAGGATCTGCAAAACATGATGGAGGAATGTAATATACTGCAAGACGGGGGATCACAGAAACCTAGGATGTTCCTGTTTTCTAATGGTGACTTGGAGGATGCTCAGTTTGGTCTCGGAAGCTCTGAGGGTGATTCTGAGATTCAGTATGTAGTTGCTGTGAATGGTATGGACCTAGGTTCAAGAAAGAATTCAATTGCTTTGGGAAGTGCTTCAGGAAACCAATTGGATGAGTTACTCAGCCTAAATATGGAAGGGGAGAGTAGTTGTGCTGCAGCAGAACTAGGCACTGCCAGCAGTGCACCTTTGCCAGTTGATACACCTTCATTGACTGGTCAATCTTTTCAACCGCTGCCATCAAGCTTGTCTAGTGCTTATGAGTCCAATTCATATCCTTATCCGGGGCAGAGGAATCATCATGGCGAAGCTGGACATCATTTATTATCTCCTTTCCAACCTTTGGAGAGCTTCCCCAAGAAAGATGACAAGACTTCTGTTCCCTTGTCTGTCCCATTGCAGTATGGTTACGGTTCTGACCGTTCTAACTATGCTGCGGCTGGAGAGAATTTAGCTCCAATACCTGTCCATGGCCATCTGACTCCTCAGGGAGGTTTGACTGAGCAGCAGTATAGTGGCTTTCATGCACAAGATCCCGAAGTATCCGTAAAAGAGATGAAACTGAGAAGAGATAGCTCAGCCCAGAAGCTAAATGAACATGAGAACATCCAATTTCTGGCAAAGGAAGCATCATCAAAGGAGGTGAAAATGAATAGGGAGAGCTCACTCCAAAAAGTAAACGAACCAAATAAAGATCAAACATTTGACCATGAGTATGCTGTTTCTTCTCATCCAAGTGATTTTTCTATTCCGAATTATACTTCTAGGGAAGAGGTATTGGTTACTAACTCAGCAGTGGATACAGGATCACCCCTGGTGTCTGTGAGAAGTAATAAAAGGCTCCAGGAACACATACAGAATAAAATGCCACCTGAAGGTGTAAATGATGGGACAAAGAATAATGAAGATGGCCCTTTTTATGCATCTGGTGGACAATTCACTCTGGGATATGGTGGATCTGAGGTTTATCCAACTGACTTTAGCTACCACGAAGCACAGCTGGTTCCTCCACCAATTTTTCATTCTGAGCCAATTCCCAGGGAACAGGCAGAATTGAACCGTTTGTCCAAATCTGACGATTCCTTTGGCTCTCAGTTTCTGTTAACGCAAGCACGTTCTGATCATTCTCAACCGATATCAATGGATAAATTGCATGATGAGCATGTGGTTTTGCAGACTGAACAGTCCAACTCATCTTCACAACCTATTTATACAACTTCTCATACTGTTGAAAATGAACCGGTAATGCTCGAAAAGAATAAACTGTTTACTGACAGTATTATTAACATAAAGTCCAATATTTCTGGGGAGGCACTTGAGTCAAAGTTACAGAAACCTGCTTTGAGAAATGAGGTGGATGAACATGGAATGGCCTGGGTGAAAGAAAACTACAAAGATCCCTCTATAAACGATAAAGAAACAGCTGATGTAATAGCATATAGAGGTATTTCTGATAAACACATGGAAGGCTCTGCTTTAAAGCCTACAGAATTTGAATGGAGTGAGATAACTGCCAATCAGAAGAATGGGAATAATAGTGTGGCCACTACTCGGCCCTTGACTTGGGCAGAGAGCCTGGTTAAAGGTGTTCCTCAAGGGGGGTCCCCTGTTGTTGGAACTCCAGAGCACGGAGACATTCTTATTGATATAAATGACCGCTTTCCTCGTGATTTCCTGTCTGATATATTCTCAAAGGCAAGAATCTCACAGAATCTATCTAATATTGGCCCACTGCATAGTGATGGAACTGGCTTGAGCTTGAACATGGAGAATCATGAGCCTAAGCACTGGTCATACTTTCAAAAGTTGATCGAGGATGAGTTTGTCAGAAAAGATGTTTCACTTATGGATCAGGATCATCCGAGTTTCTTGTCCCTACTCACAAATGAGGAAGGGGCTCCCATAGATTACAGCTATCCACCTATGAAGTCTGATGGTGTTGCACTTAGTCACATTGACTCCAATATCAATTTGGACGAGGAGTTTCGACAAGGATTATCTGGTGTTATTGGATCCAACACCATGAATTTGCGTCCAGATTACAGTCCTGAGCTCAAGGGAAATGAAAGTGTGCAGTTGGATGGGGTTAGCCCCAGAATGCCAGAATCGCATTATGAG GACGGGAAATTTACTCAGAAAGCTGGTGCAACTCTTGGTGATCTTTCTCTGGTAGATTTTGATATTAATACCTTGCAG ATCATTAAGAATGAAGATCTTGAAGAGCTGAGGGAACTGGGCTCTGGCACCTATGGAACAGTTTATCATGGAAAGTGGAGAGGAACAGATGTTGCCATCAAGCGAATAAAAAAAAGCTGTTTCACAGGTGGCTCATCGGAGCAAGAAAGATTG TAA
- the LOC122278944 gene encoding uncharacterized protein LOC122278944 isoform X1 — MERNLGKGMVDQHKNYEHIRYNNDETRNEGLGSTNQRFFQDPSSNINTNLRPPDYNMSVEARPVMNFSIQTGEEFALEFMRERVNPRQQFVPSAYGETRTTTGYMEQKGMLEGSNTGSESGSDIAKLNSVEKALVQDFERKGPSTHEDKVYHDSLQSVPRTLSRNDISQGSHVYVSSGVPDSSSTKVKFRCSFGGKILPRPSDGKLRYVGGETRIIQIRKDISWQDLIQKMLTIYNQTNSVKYQLPDEDLDALVSVSSDEDLQNMMEECNILQDGGSQKPRMFLFSNGDLEDAQFGLGSSEGDSEIQYVVAVNGMDLGSRKNSIALGSASGNQLDELLSLNMEGESSCAAAELGTASSAPLPVDTPSLTGQSFQPLPSSLSSAYESNSYPYPGQRNHHGEAGHHLLSPFQPLESFPKKDDKTSVPLSVPLQYGYGSDRSNYAAAGENLAPIPVHGHLTPQGGLTEQQYSGFHAQDPEVSVKEMKLRRDSSAQKLNEHENIQFLAKEASSKEVKMNRESSLQKVNEPNKDQTFDHEYAVSSHPSDFSIPNYTSREEVLVTNSAVDTGSPLVSVRSNKRLQEHIQNKMPPEGVNDGTKNNEDGPFYASGGQFTLGYGGSEVYPTDFSYHEAQLVPPPIFHSEPIPREQAELNRLSKSDDSFGSQFLLTQARSDHSQPISMDKLHDEHVVLQTEQSNSSSQPIYTTSHTVENEPVMLEKNKLFTDSIINIKSNISGEALESKLQKPALRNEVDEHGMAWVKENYKDPSINDKETADVIAYRGISDKHMEGSALKPTEFEWSEITANQKNGNNSVATTRPLTWAESLVKGVPQGGSPVVGTPEHGDILIDINDRFPRDFLSDIFSKARISQNLSNIGPLHSDGTGLSLNMENHEPKHWSYFQKLIEDEFVRKDVSLMDQDHPSFLSLLTNEEGAPIDYSYPPMKSDGVALSHIDSNINLDEEFRQGLSGVIGSNTMNLRPDYSPELKGNESVQLDGVSPRMPESHYEDGKFTQKAGATLGDLSLVDFDINTLQIIKNEDLEELRELGSGTYGTVYHGKWRGTDVAIKRIKKSCFTGGSSEQERLTVDFWREAEILSKLHHPNVVAFYGVVQDGPGGTLATVTEYMVNGSLRHVLISKERYLDRRKRLIIAMDAAFGMEYLHSKNIVHFDLKCDNLLVNLKDPLRPICKVGDFGLSKIKRNTLVTGGVRGTLPWMAPELLNGSSSKVSEKVDVFSFGIVLWEILTGEEPYANMHYGAIIGGIVNNTLRPPVPSYCDSEWRFLMEQCWAPDPVVRPSFTEITQRLRVMSTACQTKPQNQVAQ; from the exons ATGGAGAGAAATCTTGGAAAGGGTATGGTGGACCAACATAAAAACTATGAACATATTCGATACAACAATGATGAAACTAGAAATGAGGGACTTGGGTCTACAAATCAAAGATTTTTCCAGGATCCTTCAAGTAATATCAACACCAATTTGCGACCTCCAGATTACAATATGTCAGTTGAAGCAAGACCTGTGATGAATTTCTCCATTCAAACTGGTGAGGAGTTTGCTCTTGAATTTATGCGGGAAAGGGTGAATCCTAGACAGCAATTTGTTCCTAGTGCTTATGGTGAGACTCGCACTACAACTGGGTATATGGAGCAGAAAGGTATGCTGGAAGGTAGCAACACGGGTTCAGAAAGTGGGTCTGATATCGCAAAACTTAACTCTGTAGAAAAGGCCCTCGTTCAGGATTTTGAGAGAAAGGGACCTTCCACGCATGAGGACAAAGTTTACCATGATTCATTGCAGTCAGTGCCCCGAACCTTGTCCAGGAATGACATCAGTCAAGGATCTCATGTTTATGTCTCTTCAGGGGTTCCCGATAGTTCATCAACAAAGGTGAAGTTCCGCTGCAGCTTTGGTGGTAAGATTTTGCCTCGTCCCAGCGATGGAAAACTTAGATATGTTGGTGGTGAAACGCGTATTATCCAGATTAGGAAGGATATTTCTTGGCAGGATCTCATACAGAAAATGTTGACTATTTACAACCAAACTAATTCAGTTAAATATCAGCTTCCCGATGAGGATCTTGATGCACTGGTGTCTGTATCATCTGATGAGGATCTGCAAAACATGATGGAGGAATGTAATATACTGCAAGACGGGGGATCACAGAAACCTAGGATGTTCCTGTTTTCTAATGGTGACTTGGAGGATGCTCAGTTTGGTCTCGGAAGCTCTGAGGGTGATTCTGAGATTCAGTATGTAGTTGCTGTGAATGGTATGGACCTAGGTTCAAGAAAGAATTCAATTGCTTTGGGAAGTGCTTCAGGAAACCAATTGGATGAGTTACTCAGCCTAAATATGGAAGGGGAGAGTAGTTGTGCTGCAGCAGAACTAGGCACTGCCAGCAGTGCACCTTTGCCAGTTGATACACCTTCATTGACTGGTCAATCTTTTCAACCGCTGCCATCAAGCTTGTCTAGTGCTTATGAGTCCAATTCATATCCTTATCCGGGGCAGAGGAATCATCATGGCGAAGCTGGACATCATTTATTATCTCCTTTCCAACCTTTGGAGAGCTTCCCCAAGAAAGATGACAAGACTTCTGTTCCCTTGTCTGTCCCATTGCAGTATGGTTACGGTTCTGACCGTTCTAACTATGCTGCGGCTGGAGAGAATTTAGCTCCAATACCTGTCCATGGCCATCTGACTCCTCAGGGAGGTTTGACTGAGCAGCAGTATAGTGGCTTTCATGCACAAGATCCCGAAGTATCCGTAAAAGAGATGAAACTGAGAAGAGATAGCTCAGCCCAGAAGCTAAATGAACATGAGAACATCCAATTTCTGGCAAAGGAAGCATCATCAAAGGAGGTGAAAATGAATAGGGAGAGCTCACTCCAAAAAGTAAACGAACCAAATAAAGATCAAACATTTGACCATGAGTATGCTGTTTCTTCTCATCCAAGTGATTTTTCTATTCCGAATTATACTTCTAGGGAAGAGGTATTGGTTACTAACTCAGCAGTGGATACAGGATCACCCCTGGTGTCTGTGAGAAGTAATAAAAGGCTCCAGGAACACATACAGAATAAAATGCCACCTGAAGGTGTAAATGATGGGACAAAGAATAATGAAGATGGCCCTTTTTATGCATCTGGTGGACAATTCACTCTGGGATATGGTGGATCTGAGGTTTATCCAACTGACTTTAGCTACCACGAAGCACAGCTGGTTCCTCCACCAATTTTTCATTCTGAGCCAATTCCCAGGGAACAGGCAGAATTGAACCGTTTGTCCAAATCTGACGATTCCTTTGGCTCTCAGTTTCTGTTAACGCAAGCACGTTCTGATCATTCTCAACCGATATCAATGGATAAATTGCATGATGAGCATGTGGTTTTGCAGACTGAACAGTCCAACTCATCTTCACAACCTATTTATACAACTTCTCATACTGTTGAAAATGAACCGGTAATGCTCGAAAAGAATAAACTGTTTACTGACAGTATTATTAACATAAAGTCCAATATTTCTGGGGAGGCACTTGAGTCAAAGTTACAGAAACCTGCTTTGAGAAATGAGGTGGATGAACATGGAATGGCCTGGGTGAAAGAAAACTACAAAGATCCCTCTATAAACGATAAAGAAACAGCTGATGTAATAGCATATAGAGGTATTTCTGATAAACACATGGAAGGCTCTGCTTTAAAGCCTACAGAATTTGAATGGAGTGAGATAACTGCCAATCAGAAGAATGGGAATAATAGTGTGGCCACTACTCGGCCCTTGACTTGGGCAGAGAGCCTGGTTAAAGGTGTTCCTCAAGGGGGGTCCCCTGTTGTTGGAACTCCAGAGCACGGAGACATTCTTATTGATATAAATGACCGCTTTCCTCGTGATTTCCTGTCTGATATATTCTCAAAGGCAAGAATCTCACAGAATCTATCTAATATTGGCCCACTGCATAGTGATGGAACTGGCTTGAGCTTGAACATGGAGAATCATGAGCCTAAGCACTGGTCATACTTTCAAAAGTTGATCGAGGATGAGTTTGTCAGAAAAGATGTTTCACTTATGGATCAGGATCATCCGAGTTTCTTGTCCCTACTCACAAATGAGGAAGGGGCTCCCATAGATTACAGCTATCCACCTATGAAGTCTGATGGTGTTGCACTTAGTCACATTGACTCCAATATCAATTTGGACGAGGAGTTTCGACAAGGATTATCTGGTGTTATTGGATCCAACACCATGAATTTGCGTCCAGATTACAGTCCTGAGCTCAAGGGAAATGAAAGTGTGCAGTTGGATGGGGTTAGCCCCAGAATGCCAGAATCGCATTATGAG GACGGGAAATTTACTCAGAAAGCTGGTGCAACTCTTGGTGATCTTTCTCTGGTAGATTTTGATATTAATACCTTGCAG ATCATTAAGAATGAAGATCTTGAAGAGCTGAGGGAACTGGGCTCTGGCACCTATGGAACAGTTTATCATGGAAAGTGGAGAGGAACAGATGTTGCCATCAAGCGAATAAAAAAAAGCTGTTTCACAGGTGGCTCATCGGAGCAAGAAAGATTG ACCGTGGACTTCTGGCGTGAAGCTGAGATTCTCTCAAAGCTTCACCATCCCAATGTGGTGGCATTTTATGGGGTGGTGCAAGATGGGCCCGGAGGAACTCTAGCCACTGTGACAGAGTACATGGTGAATGGCTCTCTTAGACATGTTTTGATAAGCAAGGAGag ATATCTCGACCGACGCAAGCGACTCATTATTGCAATGGATGCAGCTTTTGGAATGGAATATTTGCATTCCAAAAATATTGTTCATTTTGATTTGAAGTGTGACAACTTGCTTGTCAACTTGAAAGATCCTCTGCGACCTATTTGCAAG GTGGGAGATTTTGGCttgtcaaaaattaaaagaaatacctTGGTTACTGGTGGGGTAAGGGGAACCCTTCCATGGATGGCTCCAGAGCTATTGAATGGTAGCAGCAGTAAGGTCTCTGAAAAG GTTGATGTGTTCTCGTTTGGAATTGTCCTTTGGGAAATTCTCACTGGTGAGGAGCCTTATGCAAATATGCACTACGGAGCAATCATAG GAGGCATAGTGAACAACACATTAAGACCGCCTGTGCCAAGCTACTGTGATTCTGAATGGAGATTTCTAATGGAGCAATGTTGGGCCCCTGACCCAGTGGTCCGCCCCTCATTCACAGAGATTACTCAACGGCTGCGCGTGATGTCGACAGCATGCCAAACTAAGCCACAGAACCAGGTGGCTCAGTGA
- the LOC122278944 gene encoding uncharacterized protein LOC122278944 isoform X2 translates to MERNLGKGMVDQHKNYEHIRYNNDETRNEGLGSTNQRFFQDPSSNINTNLRPPDYNMSVEARPVMNFSIQTGEEFALEFMRERVNPRQQFVPSAYGETRTTTGYMEQKGMLEGSNTGSESGSDIAKLNSVEKALVQDFERKGPSTHEDKVYHDSLQSVPRTLSRNDISQGSHVYVSSGVPDSSSTKVKFRCSFGGKILPRPSDGKLRYVGGETRIIQIRKDISWQDLIQKMLTIYNQTNSVKYQLPDEDLDALVSVSSDEDLQNMMEECNILQDGGSQKPRMFLFSNGDLEDAQFGLGSSEGDSEIQYVVAVNGMDLGSRKNSIALGSASGNQLDELLSLNMEGESSCAAAELGTASSAPLPVDTPSLTGQSFQPLPSSLSSAYESNSYPYPGQRNHHGEAGHHLLSPFQPLESFPKKDDKTSVPLSVPLQYGYGSDRSNYAAAGENLAPIPVHGHLTPQGGLTEQQYSGFHAQDPEVSVKEMKLRRDSSAQKLNEHENIQFLAKEASSKEVKMNRESSLQKVNEPNKDQTFDHEYAVSSHPSDFSIPNYTSREEVLVTNSAVDTGSPLVSVRSNKRLQEHIQNKMPPEGVNDGTKNNEDGPFYASGGQFTLGYGGSEVYPTDFSYHEAQLVPPPIFHSEPIPREQAELNRLSKSDDSFGSQFLLTQARSDHSQPISMDKLHDEHVVLQTEQSNSSSQPIYTTSHTVENEPVMLEKNKLFTDSIINIKSNISGEALESKLQKPALRNEVDEHGMAWVKENYKDPSINDKETADVIAYRGISDKHMEGSALKPTEFEWSEITANQKNGNNSVATTRPLTWAESLVKGVPQGGSPVVGTPEHGDILIDINDRFPRDFLSDIFSKARISQNLSNIGPLHSDGTGLSLNMENHEPKHWSYFQKLIEDEFVRKDVSLMDQDHPSFLSLLTNEEGAPIDYSYPPMKSDGVALSHIDSNINLDEEFRQGLSGVIGSNTMNLRPDYSPELKGNESVQLDGVSPRMPESHYEDGKFTQKAGATLGDLSLVDFDINTLQIIKNEDLEELRELGSGTYGTVYHGKWRGTDVAIKRIKKSCFTGGSSEQERLEGFMLPN, encoded by the exons ATGGAGAGAAATCTTGGAAAGGGTATGGTGGACCAACATAAAAACTATGAACATATTCGATACAACAATGATGAAACTAGAAATGAGGGACTTGGGTCTACAAATCAAAGATTTTTCCAGGATCCTTCAAGTAATATCAACACCAATTTGCGACCTCCAGATTACAATATGTCAGTTGAAGCAAGACCTGTGATGAATTTCTCCATTCAAACTGGTGAGGAGTTTGCTCTTGAATTTATGCGGGAAAGGGTGAATCCTAGACAGCAATTTGTTCCTAGTGCTTATGGTGAGACTCGCACTACAACTGGGTATATGGAGCAGAAAGGTATGCTGGAAGGTAGCAACACGGGTTCAGAAAGTGGGTCTGATATCGCAAAACTTAACTCTGTAGAAAAGGCCCTCGTTCAGGATTTTGAGAGAAAGGGACCTTCCACGCATGAGGACAAAGTTTACCATGATTCATTGCAGTCAGTGCCCCGAACCTTGTCCAGGAATGACATCAGTCAAGGATCTCATGTTTATGTCTCTTCAGGGGTTCCCGATAGTTCATCAACAAAGGTGAAGTTCCGCTGCAGCTTTGGTGGTAAGATTTTGCCTCGTCCCAGCGATGGAAAACTTAGATATGTTGGTGGTGAAACGCGTATTATCCAGATTAGGAAGGATATTTCTTGGCAGGATCTCATACAGAAAATGTTGACTATTTACAACCAAACTAATTCAGTTAAATATCAGCTTCCCGATGAGGATCTTGATGCACTGGTGTCTGTATCATCTGATGAGGATCTGCAAAACATGATGGAGGAATGTAATATACTGCAAGACGGGGGATCACAGAAACCTAGGATGTTCCTGTTTTCTAATGGTGACTTGGAGGATGCTCAGTTTGGTCTCGGAAGCTCTGAGGGTGATTCTGAGATTCAGTATGTAGTTGCTGTGAATGGTATGGACCTAGGTTCAAGAAAGAATTCAATTGCTTTGGGAAGTGCTTCAGGAAACCAATTGGATGAGTTACTCAGCCTAAATATGGAAGGGGAGAGTAGTTGTGCTGCAGCAGAACTAGGCACTGCCAGCAGTGCACCTTTGCCAGTTGATACACCTTCATTGACTGGTCAATCTTTTCAACCGCTGCCATCAAGCTTGTCTAGTGCTTATGAGTCCAATTCATATCCTTATCCGGGGCAGAGGAATCATCATGGCGAAGCTGGACATCATTTATTATCTCCTTTCCAACCTTTGGAGAGCTTCCCCAAGAAAGATGACAAGACTTCTGTTCCCTTGTCTGTCCCATTGCAGTATGGTTACGGTTCTGACCGTTCTAACTATGCTGCGGCTGGAGAGAATTTAGCTCCAATACCTGTCCATGGCCATCTGACTCCTCAGGGAGGTTTGACTGAGCAGCAGTATAGTGGCTTTCATGCACAAGATCCCGAAGTATCCGTAAAAGAGATGAAACTGAGAAGAGATAGCTCAGCCCAGAAGCTAAATGAACATGAGAACATCCAATTTCTGGCAAAGGAAGCATCATCAAAGGAGGTGAAAATGAATAGGGAGAGCTCACTCCAAAAAGTAAACGAACCAAATAAAGATCAAACATTTGACCATGAGTATGCTGTTTCTTCTCATCCAAGTGATTTTTCTATTCCGAATTATACTTCTAGGGAAGAGGTATTGGTTACTAACTCAGCAGTGGATACAGGATCACCCCTGGTGTCTGTGAGAAGTAATAAAAGGCTCCAGGAACACATACAGAATAAAATGCCACCTGAAGGTGTAAATGATGGGACAAAGAATAATGAAGATGGCCCTTTTTATGCATCTGGTGGACAATTCACTCTGGGATATGGTGGATCTGAGGTTTATCCAACTGACTTTAGCTACCACGAAGCACAGCTGGTTCCTCCACCAATTTTTCATTCTGAGCCAATTCCCAGGGAACAGGCAGAATTGAACCGTTTGTCCAAATCTGACGATTCCTTTGGCTCTCAGTTTCTGTTAACGCAAGCACGTTCTGATCATTCTCAACCGATATCAATGGATAAATTGCATGATGAGCATGTGGTTTTGCAGACTGAACAGTCCAACTCATCTTCACAACCTATTTATACAACTTCTCATACTGTTGAAAATGAACCGGTAATGCTCGAAAAGAATAAACTGTTTACTGACAGTATTATTAACATAAAGTCCAATATTTCTGGGGAGGCACTTGAGTCAAAGTTACAGAAACCTGCTTTGAGAAATGAGGTGGATGAACATGGAATGGCCTGGGTGAAAGAAAACTACAAAGATCCCTCTATAAACGATAAAGAAACAGCTGATGTAATAGCATATAGAGGTATTTCTGATAAACACATGGAAGGCTCTGCTTTAAAGCCTACAGAATTTGAATGGAGTGAGATAACTGCCAATCAGAAGAATGGGAATAATAGTGTGGCCACTACTCGGCCCTTGACTTGGGCAGAGAGCCTGGTTAAAGGTGTTCCTCAAGGGGGGTCCCCTGTTGTTGGAACTCCAGAGCACGGAGACATTCTTATTGATATAAATGACCGCTTTCCTCGTGATTTCCTGTCTGATATATTCTCAAAGGCAAGAATCTCACAGAATCTATCTAATATTGGCCCACTGCATAGTGATGGAACTGGCTTGAGCTTGAACATGGAGAATCATGAGCCTAAGCACTGGTCATACTTTCAAAAGTTGATCGAGGATGAGTTTGTCAGAAAAGATGTTTCACTTATGGATCAGGATCATCCGAGTTTCTTGTCCCTACTCACAAATGAGGAAGGGGCTCCCATAGATTACAGCTATCCACCTATGAAGTCTGATGGTGTTGCACTTAGTCACATTGACTCCAATATCAATTTGGACGAGGAGTTTCGACAAGGATTATCTGGTGTTATTGGATCCAACACCATGAATTTGCGTCCAGATTACAGTCCTGAGCTCAAGGGAAATGAAAGTGTGCAGTTGGATGGGGTTAGCCCCAGAATGCCAGAATCGCATTATGAG GACGGGAAATTTACTCAGAAAGCTGGTGCAACTCTTGGTGATCTTTCTCTGGTAGATTTTGATATTAATACCTTGCAG ATCATTAAGAATGAAGATCTTGAAGAGCTGAGGGAACTGGGCTCTGGCACCTATGGAACAGTTTATCATGGAAAGTGGAGAGGAACAGATGTTGCCATCAAGCGAATAAAAAAAAGCTGTTTCACAGGTGGCTCATCGGAGCAAGAAAGATTG gAAGGATTTATGTTGCCAAATTGA